The Brevibacillus brevis genome contains a region encoding:
- a CDS encoding proline dehydrogenase family protein: MTPEERRTAEILRTIARDERIKEAVRTSPLLYPLLLTAAKRYVTGETRADAMIVAQRLKKMGYRLSVEHIGENMLDLQVVHEAQQEFLALIADCFQLHTPVGISFDLSHLGLLLDQELAFAHVEELAERARHSGQYLMISMEESTKTEAIISMYERLVHRHENVGITIQAHLHRSLDDVKRVLELPGKIRLVKGAFKEPQEIALARSVELNERYLELADICVQSGRECSLATHDQAIVDELARQDYLHRPNVEVELLYGVRPELAHALREKGVQLRLYLTYGTEWYLYLCHRLAEHPPHVHQAIADMFDPARLQDVGYGMS, encoded by the coding sequence ATGACGCCAGAAGAGAGAAGAACCGCCGAGATTTTGCGTACAATCGCCCGTGATGAACGAATCAAGGAAGCAGTCAGAACATCGCCCTTGTTATATCCGTTGCTTTTGACTGCTGCGAAACGTTATGTGACAGGCGAAACGCGTGCGGATGCAATGATAGTAGCCCAACGCTTGAAAAAAATGGGCTATCGTCTATCCGTTGAGCACATTGGTGAAAATATGCTGGACTTGCAGGTTGTACATGAAGCGCAGCAGGAATTTTTGGCGCTCATTGCGGATTGCTTCCAACTACATACACCAGTCGGAATCTCCTTTGATCTGTCCCATCTCGGCTTGTTGCTGGATCAAGAACTGGCTTTTGCTCACGTAGAAGAGCTGGCGGAACGGGCGAGACATAGCGGCCAGTATTTGATGATCAGCATGGAGGAATCGACGAAAACAGAGGCGATCATAAGCATGTATGAGCGCTTGGTACATCGACATGAAAATGTGGGCATTACGATTCAAGCGCATTTGCACCGCTCGCTGGATGATGTGAAACGGGTACTCGAACTCCCGGGGAAAATTCGCTTGGTCAAAGGTGCATTTAAGGAACCTCAGGAAATCGCATTGGCGCGTTCAGTGGAGTTGAACGAACGGTACCTGGAGCTGGCTGACATATGTGTGCAATCTGGACGCGAATGCTCACTCGCTACCCATGACCAAGCGATTGTGGACGAGCTAGCCCGTCAGGACTATTTGCATCGGCCGAATGTAGAGGTCGAGCTGTTATACGGGGTTCGCCCAGAACTGGCTCATGCTTTGCGAGAAAAAGGAGTTCAGTTGCGCTTGTACCTCACATATGGGACAGAGTGGTACTTGTACTTGTGTCATCGATTGGCGGAGCACCCGCCTCATGTGCATCAGGCGATAGCCGATATGTTTGATCCGGCGAGACTTCAGGATGTAGGGTATGGCATGTCATAG
- a CDS encoding DUF7408 domain-containing protein, giving the protein MKTAQCKRWLLAFCAFLLLVAGVPLGLTGTALAEGNIQLGVTVGIEGKYRDTGMVPVVVTVRNGGADIEGELFVATGERGDSRFEVANYQPVSIASGVTKQVTIIVPGSELHGNSFVALMQNNKMIAQTPVTGVSYSEDTLMIGVLAENPDTANFLGVLPKGSIHNPVQLLTMKADNMPVTGTQLQMLNMLVINNFALDALNEQQIKAVRDWTNSGGILILAGGAQYKKAGGVLADLSPVEVTGVTSVQTLSSLKADKTNPIALTSPFTVSNGTVKAGKVLYSEGNIPLMAVHNVGAGKVLYVAYDLAAEPVASWAGNSRFWADTLVKAFGSSINASNRSMIDNVWPLQDAADRVPSLKIPEVGWFAVFFGIYALVAGPVLFYILRRGRKQSYMWVIVPALSVLAGIGIFSIGAIQRGVGVKLHQVGYIELQNNGQANALSVTALFVPSNDDYRLTIKGEGMTQPVTERDYLDQIPKTWISIQPDQTHIDFRDVEFWSMRKVATEQSLSDVGKIESNLSYENGALKGTVTNHTKYSLRDVTISTGMQVQEFSQLAAGSSIEVNLPFAPQQQARRNQHRMNMGHALPQHMQSNGYERETREQLIVEMLDMMDRRGGQSEVVKLVGWTEEQVVEAVVENENTENSSIAMVTSTLQVNPSKDGHIYYPTGSFDVTMSGSSVPVDDFGDGFRLPAGDITFDINLNQEGQDLAISNLYLYTWSEDNTTFQKEVYNWKTKAFEPFEKAFMNNVMTSDKTTTYVSGDGIVRIKFAHQFEDERHIGVPSVSVEGKVSKK; this is encoded by the coding sequence ATGAAAACGGCGCAGTGCAAGCGGTGGCTCCTGGCTTTCTGTGCGTTCCTCCTGTTGGTAGCAGGTGTTCCTTTAGGATTGACGGGGACAGCCTTGGCAGAGGGAAACATTCAGCTAGGAGTAACAGTCGGAATTGAAGGAAAGTACAGGGACACGGGGATGGTACCCGTTGTGGTCACGGTGAGAAATGGAGGGGCAGATATCGAAGGCGAGCTTTTTGTCGCCACGGGAGAACGGGGAGACAGTCGCTTCGAAGTTGCCAATTATCAGCCGGTTTCGATTGCAAGCGGAGTGACCAAGCAGGTAACGATTATCGTTCCTGGATCAGAGCTGCATGGCAATTCTTTTGTGGCCTTGATGCAAAATAACAAGATGATCGCACAAACTCCGGTAACCGGCGTTTCATACAGCGAAGATACGCTGATGATCGGGGTGCTGGCAGAAAATCCTGACACAGCTAACTTCCTGGGTGTACTGCCGAAAGGCTCTATTCATAACCCGGTCCAGCTCTTGACGATGAAGGCAGACAATATGCCAGTGACAGGTACTCAGCTACAGATGCTCAATATGCTCGTTATCAATAATTTTGCTTTGGATGCATTGAATGAACAACAGATTAAAGCGGTTCGGGATTGGACGAATTCTGGCGGGATACTGATTTTAGCCGGAGGAGCGCAGTACAAGAAAGCTGGAGGCGTTTTGGCTGACTTGTCGCCAGTAGAAGTGACTGGAGTGACGAGCGTACAGACACTTTCCAGTTTAAAAGCGGATAAGACCAATCCAATTGCACTGACATCCCCCTTTACGGTAAGCAATGGGACTGTGAAGGCAGGGAAAGTTCTGTACAGCGAAGGAAATATTCCGCTGATGGCTGTCCATAACGTGGGAGCCGGAAAAGTATTGTACGTCGCCTATGATTTGGCGGCGGAACCAGTAGCCAGCTGGGCAGGAAACAGCCGCTTTTGGGCGGATACACTAGTAAAGGCTTTTGGTTCTTCCATCAACGCTTCAAATAGAAGCATGATTGACAACGTATGGCCGCTTCAGGATGCTGCTGATCGAGTCCCATCCTTGAAAATTCCAGAGGTTGGCTGGTTCGCCGTATTTTTCGGAATTTATGCCCTGGTTGCAGGGCCAGTTCTTTTCTATATTTTGCGGAGAGGCCGCAAGCAAAGCTACATGTGGGTAATCGTCCCTGCCCTTTCGGTGTTGGCGGGAATCGGAATCTTCTCGATCGGTGCCATCCAGCGGGGGGTGGGTGTAAAGCTGCACCAGGTGGGCTATATTGAGCTGCAAAACAACGGACAGGCAAATGCATTGAGCGTAACCGCATTATTCGTACCGAGTAATGACGACTATCGTTTGACTATAAAGGGGGAGGGTATGACCCAACCTGTCACTGAAAGAGATTATCTCGATCAAATTCCGAAAACGTGGATTTCCATACAGCCAGATCAGACCCATATTGATTTCCGAGATGTAGAATTCTGGTCGATGCGTAAGGTTGCGACGGAGCAATCCTTATCGGACGTAGGAAAAATAGAATCGAACCTGTCGTATGAGAACGGTGCACTGAAAGGAACCGTGACGAACCATACGAAGTACTCGCTAAGAGACGTGACGATCTCTACGGGTATGCAGGTACAAGAGTTTTCACAGTTGGCGGCTGGCAGCAGTATCGAAGTGAACTTGCCGTTTGCTCCTCAACAACAAGCAAGACGGAACCAACATCGGATGAATATGGGGCATGCTCTGCCGCAGCACATGCAATCGAATGGCTATGAAAGAGAAACCCGTGAGCAACTCATTGTGGAAATGCTGGACATGATGGACAGACGTGGTGGTCAGTCTGAAGTGGTAAAACTCGTGGGCTGGACCGAAGAGCAAGTTGTAGAGGCTGTCGTAGAAAACGAAAATACGGAGAACAGCAGCATTGCGATGGTCACTTCGACGCTGCAAGTGAATCCATCCAAGGACGGACACATTTATTATCCAACGGGGTCGTTTGATGTGACGATGTCGGGCAGCTCAGTTCCGGTAGATGATTTCGGCGATGGCTTTAGACTTCCTGCCGGGGATATTACCTTTGACATCAATCTGAATCAGGAAGGACAGGATCTTGCCATCAGCAATTTGTACCTGTATACCTGGTCAGAGGACAATACGACATTTCAAAAAGAGGTTTACAACTGGAAGACAAAAGCTTTCGAACCATTTGAAAAAGCATTCATGAACAACGTGATGACAAGCGACAAGACCACTACTTATGTTTCGGGCGACGGCATTGTCCGCATCAAATTTGCCCACCAGTTTGAGGATGAACGCCACATTGGGGTTCCAAGTGTCAGTGTGGAAGGGAAGGTGAGCAAGAAGTGA
- a CDS encoding ABC transporter ATP-binding protein — MIQIQNLRKRYGKMEALKGLSLEIDKGTVFGFVGPNGAGKSTTMSILATLLEPTSGKAYVGGYEVTKHPKEVRKLIGYMPDFFGVYDNLTAEEYLDFYAANYDIPGAERKQIIPQLLELVNLTHKRDAYVDSLSRGMKQRLGLARSLVHNPEVLILDEPASGLDPRARIELREILKELRDMGKTIIISSHILPELAEMCDVIGIVEEGNLVAFGRVDEIYSKMQEQRVLRIRLLDRVDEAMTRLREMPVITRVTREGNWVVAGFSGNDEEQVELLRELAVSGYPVAAFNEAVGDLEEIFLEITKGVGS; from the coding sequence GTGATCCAGATCCAAAATTTGCGCAAGCGCTACGGCAAAATGGAAGCGCTAAAAGGACTTTCGCTCGAAATTGACAAGGGTACCGTTTTTGGTTTCGTCGGTCCGAACGGGGCAGGAAAATCGACGACGATGTCCATTTTGGCGACTTTATTGGAGCCGACCAGTGGGAAAGCATACGTAGGCGGCTACGAAGTGACCAAGCATCCAAAGGAAGTGCGCAAGCTGATTGGCTACATGCCAGACTTTTTTGGTGTCTACGACAATTTGACAGCAGAAGAGTACCTTGATTTTTACGCGGCGAACTACGATATTCCGGGAGCAGAGCGAAAACAAATCATTCCGCAGTTATTAGAGCTGGTGAATCTCACGCACAAGCGGGATGCCTACGTCGACTCGTTGTCGCGAGGGATGAAGCAGCGCCTTGGACTGGCCCGCTCGCTGGTTCACAATCCGGAAGTGCTCATTCTGGACGAACCAGCTTCTGGTTTGGACCCTCGTGCTCGCATCGAGCTGCGGGAGATTTTGAAGGAACTGCGGGACATGGGCAAGACGATTATCATTAGCTCGCACATATTGCCTGAGCTAGCGGAGATGTGCGACGTCATCGGGATTGTGGAGGAAGGCAATCTGGTTGCCTTTGGACGAGTCGATGAGATTTACTCGAAAATGCAAGAACAGCGGGTATTGCGTATTCGCCTGTTGGATCGGGTTGATGAAGCAATGACGCGCTTGCGTGAGATGCCCGTCATTACTAGGGTGACACGCGAAGGGAACTGGGTCGTTGCAGGCTTTTCAGGAAATGACGAAGAACAGGTTGAGCTGCTGCGGGAGCTTGCGGTGTCAGGCTACCCTGTTGCCGCGTTTAATGAGGCAGTTGGTGATTTGGAAGAAATCTTCCTGGAAATTACGAAAGGGGTGGGCTCATGA
- a CDS encoding ABC transporter permease has protein sequence MSDLRRFRNPVLFNEWKMRMRTNRSPWIILLYLLVLGAMTLTLIFFMTNGGSYYNPNDTRELFMMLSVFQLGMICFVVPGLTAGVISGERERQTLSVLLTTNVSATRLILGKWLASLSFMTFLVIATIPLYAIVFLYGGISPAQVIKVFGFYVITMFGIGSIGVLMSTLIKRTGIATVVTYAVVFGYAIGSSILAEIIKEFIRYQRRSGAMSSATMPDWPDLLHNFNPLFAMLNIFEEGPQIRIGNVDPYAVYCLFFGIITLFCLLLSIYLIQPVKPRFRKVKEEQ, from the coding sequence ATGAGCGACTTGAGACGATTTCGCAACCCTGTCTTGTTCAATGAATGGAAAATGCGGATGCGGACCAATCGGTCACCGTGGATCATCCTGCTCTATTTGCTCGTTTTGGGTGCAATGACGCTCACGCTGATTTTCTTTATGACAAACGGCGGCAGCTACTACAACCCGAATGATACACGCGAGCTGTTCATGATGCTGTCTGTGTTTCAGCTCGGGATGATCTGCTTCGTCGTGCCGGGATTGACGGCAGGTGTGATTTCCGGTGAGCGCGAACGTCAGACGTTGAGTGTGCTGTTGACCACGAATGTCAGCGCCACACGATTGATTTTAGGCAAATGGCTGGCATCGCTCAGCTTCATGACCTTTCTGGTCATTGCGACCATCCCGCTCTATGCCATCGTCTTTTTGTATGGAGGAATTTCACCTGCACAAGTGATCAAGGTGTTTGGCTTTTACGTCATTACGATGTTCGGCATCGGCAGCATTGGTGTGCTCATGTCCACGCTGATCAAACGGACTGGTATCGCTACGGTCGTCACTTATGCCGTGGTGTTCGGATATGCGATCGGATCGAGCATACTGGCGGAAATTATCAAAGAGTTCATTCGGTACCAGCGCCGGTCGGGCGCCATGTCATCCGCGACCATGCCGGACTGGCCAGATCTCCTGCATAATTTCAATCCATTGTTTGCAATGTTGAACATTTTTGAAGAAGGGCCGCAGATCAGAATTGGGAATGTGGACCCGTACGCGGTTTACTGCCTGTTTTTCGGGATCATTACACTGTTCTGCCTTTTACTCTCCATCTATCTCATTCAGCCAGTGAAACCGAGATTTCGCAAAGTAAAAGAGGAGCAATAA
- a CDS encoding coiled-coil domain-containing protein, producing the protein MFTAKANDELKSLLAPIRKQLGLRVWIQQLTVYGLWGIGASLVLLLLARVWPIPFYQWIAVVLPVLVVLTGLVRALWIRPTWLQCAQVADGNGLAQRVVTAWENQENQSMVAGMQREDALQHLRKNLPHIVESVRIWSLVQRKVYVTSSLLLVCLVLFLWPNPQDLRLAQMAEEKKAVAQVEEEVEAIKQEVKKNTGLTDAQKKQLEEMLEQAKKAMAKADDPAERQNALRAAEKQLEKVRDAEQRKEKALQALQRSLGNQEGTKALAGAMEAKDRQAMTEALAQMAKAMESMPQKEREEIARELASAAEQLKKEAESADSKELEDIAKQLAEAAQQTAQGQVPQAMTALENSLMQAMTGIQQSQQAMLAAIHAAASLNQSQMTLASAGAQAGNAGASGAGAGTAATGQATPASGTPGNQPTAATPGAGANPNQGANPANQPGNGNNGSGQGNGNGNGNGNGSGNGNGNGSGGQGSGQGGGAGLGKGKHELVTVPAERIGGENGPVDTVGGPLGSGPSQSQQSGNTQVSSGGTLPYEEVYGQYEQFARESMEKGSIPGDYQQIVKDYFSKIEP; encoded by the coding sequence ATGTTTACCGCTAAAGCGAACGACGAGCTGAAGTCACTGCTTGCACCCATTCGAAAGCAACTGGGCTTGCGTGTATGGATACAGCAGCTAACGGTCTATGGTTTGTGGGGAATCGGGGCGAGTCTGGTGCTCCTCCTCCTTGCCCGCGTCTGGCCGATTCCGTTTTACCAATGGATCGCGGTTGTGCTGCCAGTGCTTGTTGTCCTCACAGGTCTGGTGCGTGCGCTTTGGATACGCCCTACCTGGCTCCAATGTGCGCAAGTGGCAGACGGTAATGGTTTGGCCCAGCGAGTCGTCACAGCATGGGAGAATCAAGAGAATCAGTCGATGGTAGCGGGTATGCAGAGGGAAGACGCCCTGCAGCATCTGCGTAAAAATTTGCCGCATATCGTAGAGAGCGTCCGCATCTGGTCGCTGGTCCAAAGAAAGGTGTATGTCACAAGCAGCTTGCTATTGGTATGCCTGGTGCTGTTTCTTTGGCCGAATCCTCAAGACTTGCGGCTGGCCCAGATGGCAGAGGAAAAGAAAGCAGTCGCGCAGGTTGAGGAAGAAGTAGAGGCAATCAAGCAGGAAGTGAAAAAGAATACAGGCTTAACCGACGCGCAGAAAAAGCAGCTGGAGGAAATGCTGGAGCAGGCAAAAAAGGCTATGGCGAAAGCAGACGACCCGGCAGAACGGCAAAATGCATTGCGCGCTGCGGAAAAACAATTGGAGAAGGTCAGAGATGCAGAGCAGCGCAAAGAAAAAGCACTGCAAGCACTCCAGCGCAGCTTGGGTAATCAAGAAGGGACAAAAGCTTTGGCTGGCGCGATGGAAGCGAAAGATCGACAAGCGATGACCGAGGCCTTGGCACAAATGGCAAAAGCCATGGAAAGCATGCCGCAAAAAGAGCGGGAAGAGATCGCTCGCGAACTCGCAAGTGCAGCAGAGCAATTGAAAAAAGAGGCAGAGTCTGCCGATTCGAAGGAGCTGGAGGATATCGCCAAACAACTGGCGGAGGCAGCCCAGCAAACAGCCCAAGGACAAGTGCCTCAAGCGATGACTGCGCTCGAGAACAGCTTGATGCAAGCTATGACGGGCATCCAGCAATCTCAGCAAGCCATGCTCGCAGCTATACATGCCGCTGCTTCGCTCAATCAGTCGCAAATGACGCTTGCCAGTGCAGGCGCACAAGCAGGAAATGCTGGAGCGAGTGGAGCAGGGGCAGGAACGGCAGCAACAGGCCAGGCGACTCCAGCATCGGGGACACCCGGGAATCAGCCAACTGCGGCAACACCGGGAGCAGGTGCTAATCCCAATCAAGGGGCGAACCCGGCAAACCAGCCTGGGAACGGAAACAATGGCTCGGGGCAGGGGAATGGCAACGGAAACGGCAACGGCAATGGAAGCGGCAATGGAAATGGAAATGGCTCTGGTGGTCAAGGAAGCGGTCAAGGCGGCGGGGCCGGGTTAGGAAAAGGCAAACACGAGCTCGTTACCGTCCCGGCAGAGCGCATAGGTGGAGAAAACGGACCTGTTGATACAGTCGGAGGTCCACTCGGGTCAGGACCTTCCCAGTCGCAGCAAAGCGGAAACACACAAGTTTCCTCGGGTGGAACGCTGCCGTACGAGGAAGTGTACGGCCAATATGAGCAATTTGCCCGCGAGAGTATGGAAAAAGGCAGTATTCCCGGCGATTATCAACAGATCGTGAAGGATTATTTCAGCAAAATAGAGCCTTAG
- a CDS encoding AAA family ATPase, with amino-acid sequence MAQQTLEDCLQRVELVRQEIGKVLVGQKDVVEQLLWAVFAGGHALLEGVPGLGKTLLVRTLSQAFELSFQRIQFTPDLMPTDITGTNILLVDEKGQQSFQFQHGPIFAHVVLADEINRATPKTQSALLEAMQERTVSAGGVTRLLPEPFFVLATQNPLEQEGTFPLPEAQMDRFLLKIDVPYPTEEELKMIVRQTTTSQVITVEKVASAEQIAEIQQAAREVLVADAVLDYAVKLLLATHPGEQAIASVNKYVRNGAGPRGVQAIVSLAKVRALLAGRYNLAYEDVTAVALPALRHRIFLNFEGEANGIRPDRVIMDILDELGTQKV; translated from the coding sequence ATGGCGCAGCAAACGCTAGAGGATTGCTTGCAGCGAGTAGAGCTTGTCAGGCAGGAAATTGGAAAGGTATTGGTAGGACAAAAAGATGTGGTCGAGCAACTTCTGTGGGCCGTGTTTGCAGGTGGGCATGCGCTCTTGGAAGGCGTACCCGGCTTGGGCAAAACGCTGCTTGTTCGGACACTGTCCCAAGCCTTCGAGCTGTCGTTTCAGCGGATTCAGTTCACACCGGACCTGATGCCGACAGACATTACTGGAACGAACATCCTGTTGGTCGACGAGAAGGGACAGCAGTCCTTCCAGTTCCAACATGGTCCGATCTTCGCTCATGTCGTGCTGGCTGACGAAATCAACCGGGCGACGCCAAAGACGCAAAGCGCCCTGTTGGAGGCCATGCAAGAGCGAACGGTTTCAGCTGGGGGAGTGACTCGTCTGTTGCCAGAGCCGTTCTTCGTTCTCGCGACACAGAACCCGCTGGAGCAGGAAGGGACATTTCCGTTGCCAGAAGCGCAAATGGACCGCTTTTTATTGAAGATCGATGTCCCGTATCCGACGGAAGAAGAACTGAAAATGATCGTGCGGCAAACGACCACGAGCCAAGTGATCACCGTGGAAAAAGTGGCTTCAGCCGAGCAAATTGCTGAGATTCAGCAGGCAGCGCGTGAAGTGCTGGTTGCCGATGCGGTACTGGATTACGCCGTGAAGCTGCTTTTAGCGACGCATCCGGGGGAACAGGCGATTGCTTCGGTGAACAAATATGTGCGAAACGGTGCGGGGCCGCGTGGCGTGCAGGCAATTGTCTCCTTGGCAAAGGTACGTGCATTATTGGCTGGGCGATACAATCTGGCGTACGAGGACGTGACAGCAGTTGCTCTACCAGCGTTGCGCCACCGTATTTTCCTCAATTTTGAAGGAGAGGCGAACGGCATCCGACCAGACCGCGTCATTATGGATATTTTGGACGAACTGGGGACGCAGAAGGTATGA